TAACATGATTGATACCCACTACCTATAGGATAGATGTAGTTCCAGATATTTATACATTCTTTTGACAGATAATGCATTTGCAAAAATTATAAATTGCCAAAATTCAAGCAAATAAAAGGTGATCATTGTGACAAGCAATATTTCAAAACCAGTAGTAGCCCTGAAAGCAATTATTCCGAGAGGGATCAGAGGAGAGGCCTACTGGTCATCGACAGTAATGAATAGGAGCTACGAAGGAAGAACTGATTGATAGGCTTCATTTCAACAACAGATAATACATGATCGATATGAATCTTCCTAAGTTTTTGCTTTGCTTAAATGCCAGGGGAAAGCTACACATGATAATTTAGCATTGCAAGTCAACCAAAGTTCATGCACGTCATTGTTTCTGACAGAGCTAGTCATGTTGACTGCGGCGAGGTTGACCTCATCTTCCTCCTTACTCCTGGTCATACTAAAGGAGTGCCGAAAGAGCAAAGAAAAAGTAGTGTAAAGAAAGATTCAAGGGGGCACAGATATTGTACATTCACCTGGTTGTGTCTATGAAGTTCTGATAACAACATATTACACAATTACTTGAGGGGAAAGCTGCAAGAACACTTACCTGCAGTATCATTGATCCAAGAACAATTGGATACTGCAAACTGCAGCATCAATGAGCAGGCAAGACACTGCTTCTCAGCAAAAATATTCTCCAAGTTGAGATGATGCTTGCAAGTGCTTGGTAACAATGATGATAGTTAATTTTCTATCAACCGAGCTCTGATCATGGAGAGTGGGTGTAAGAATACAGACAAATTTAGTGTCGTTCATGGCCACAAGGATATAGATGTGGTCAAATTGTAGTCCTGAAAAGATGAGATGCAGGGTGCTCGGTGCTCCTTTTGCATGATCAAGGGGATATGCCTGCAGAAAGCATCCAATTGTTGTAGTTTAGTATACGATGATGCAGTCAGCAATGTGGAATCATGCATTTAAAGAACAATCACCCAAGAAGGTTCGAACTGGAACATGTCATACTTGCTAGGGGGTCAACAGCATGTCATATTTCTCTGATAACAGTGATAAAGATATGTTATGTTTTGTTTGTGCtgctttcatttccttctctTGGAAATTTTAGTTATCAAATGAATAATGAAATTGATCCAACTCGATTCAATTTTGGAGTTTTCATACATGAAAAAAGTAAAGAAATCTTTTAGTAGATGGGATTACAACTCGAGATAAGAATTTGTTTGTATTCTATTTCATGTAAAGATTGCGTTAGGATTGCATATGACAAAATCCTTCTAACAATCAAATTAATATATGTTAGTTTGTTGTAGGCATCAAAAGCTAATATGACATATCTATTAGACATTAATTGTActtcatatgttgaatctcgatcgataaaaaataatgatcatattatTAACCTCTCGTAGAAATCATCTCTGAAAATTTGTTCAGTGAATGCTCTTCAACTAATAAGGAACTAAATATTATCGTACCATCAACCGTGATCTTTAGACTCGGTAATCTTCCTAATGCTGAATCTTGGTACAGGAACCATTCTCTCTGGTAGCTTCATTTTGTGGTTGAGTTCAATCCAGAGTCATTGCGACTTTACTTGCAAGGTTGGTTCGAGGAGTCCTCAGTTGAGATGCAAATTTTCGTGGAATAGCTGAAGGTCCTGTCAAAGTACATTTATGTACAAAAGAATTTTATATTAGCAATGTGTTAGCTCCATATTTTGTAAGAAGATGAATGCATGAAAAGGCCAACAGGTCTTGTCTTGTTTCCACCTTCACTCACTGTGCCTAGGAACAAGGAGTAATTTAAGGCTGGTGGCTGTCATGGAGTCTCTCATCAGTATATAGCAGTTGTCTCCACCTCCATCGCTTCCACCAATCCAGCTCACATGATCATGGAAACGGAGTCTGCCAAGTGCGAGTGCTGCGGGCTGGAGGAGGACTGCACTGAGGAGTACATCAGCAGGGTGAAGGCCGACTTCGGTGGGAAGTGGCTGTGTGGGCTGTGTTCAGAGGCGGTGAGAGATGAGGCGGGGAAGGGGaatgggaggaggaagaagggttaTGGAGGATTGGAGGAGGCTGTGATGGCACATGCGTCGTTCCGTAGGAGGCCTCACTCCAACCCAGCAATAGACGTAGTTGACGGGATGAGGCGGATGCTGTGGCGGCGGCGGAGGTCGGTGGACAAGCCATCGGCCTCGTCGCCTGGGAAGCCGGTGAGCCCGTCGCAGGCGGCCGACGAAGCGACCAGAGTTGCAGTCCTCCGGTAGCCGACGGTCGAGGATTCTCTTCCCTGCACGGAAGATGTAGTCTCACCGAAGCTTTAGGATTTTGGTTTCAAATGATATCGGCAATTTCTCTATCTTTTCCTTAAGATTAGTTTCTTTTCCGTAAATTAGTCTCGACTTGAACTGAATCATTTCATGAGCTCAACGAAAGCGAAAACAGAAAAGTAATTGTTTTACAAAACATTATCTACGAATTCTTCAGAGATGTACGAAAGTAATTCTACAAAATGATTCTGTAATACTATTCTCATCAAACAGTAAATGCCAATGAAACAAGAAAATTGGATCCGAGGTATATTGTGTAATCATCCGATAAAAAGAGAAGTAGTCGTTCATTTTCACGATTGGTAGAAAAGAACTCTTTGGCTAATCTTTTCTGGTTCAACATCATACATGATATGAACAATTTGTCTTTACATTGCTACACATCAACAAGTCTCACAAAAGCAAAATTCATTAAGCAGCGGAAACACAACATATTTCCTTCAGCATCGAATCATCACACTTTTACACTTGGTAATATGGAAACGGATTCCAAGTAAGAACTGAAAGTATGATCTTTTTTCCTCTGTATGTGATGTCAACATACTTCAGTCGTCTGTTTAAAATCAATGCTAACTAATACAGTAAGCAATGCAAGAAAGCACAAAGTTTGCATTGTAAATGATGTCACAGTTTTATCGTAAAAAGAGTACAGATACGATTACATTCCAACCAAGGGCGCTATTGAATAAAGTATCCGTTGTTTGGTGTTTCCCTCTACGGCTGGCCGGTTTCCGGCTAGGCGGACATGGGAAcagaggaaaaaaagaaagaaaaatagatgGTAGTTCCATTTACAAAACACAAGGTTTTCGACTTGGCATTGCTATAAACATGATCCACTTTACAATGATTGCCAAAAAAATGGAAAAGAAGCTTTGGAGTGGCTGCCGATTATGGCCAAATCCAACTCTTGAGGTTACGCAATATACTTATGCACAGTTCTTAAGAGCTCAAGGTGTCAAGTTTACAGATATCTCTTGTGCCACCGGAGGGCTGTGTGTTTCCTGGTATGAGGGGATGACAAGCCGCTGTAAGGACCTCAGAGCAGTTGTCAGTTGCGCAAATGAAGGGCGCAGGTTTGGGTCCCTGGCAAGAGAAACCGTTCAGACCAAGCTTGAAATTTATGTGGTTAAACTATTTGGGACAGAAGGCTTAAATCCCTGGCAAGAAAAACCATTCAGTTTGCAGTGTTTCGAAGTAGCTAAGATAAATGGGACAGAATGGATTACAAAATCCATACCACAGCATTATGGATACATCTTATAATAGGATCATATCAATCCACTCAAAGAAAAATAGTTTTAGGCTACTGGTAGTAATATAAAGATGAGCATTAAAATTAATGCATGGTTTCATGATCTTCAAGAACATTAGAGGTCAACAAAATAAGGTTGGAATATGATTTTCAAGTTTGATGCTTACGTTTGGCAGCATTCCCAAATGATGCTTGAAACCAGGGGATCAACTTCTTTTGGAATGTCAAGTCGTCGTTCCTGAAACCCAACAGCACCAACCACTTGCATTGGGTTCATTCCACTCCATGGCATCCTCAGCGTTGCAAGTTCCCACAGGATTACTCCAAAACTATAGACATCGCACCTACAAAATTCCACATTGATTACATGATTGAGGTGGATGGTTGGAGAACCAATACAAGAATCATTTCCTACAATATATCTGCTACACCAAAACTGACACAGAACTTGATTAAGTACCACATGGTTTATTTTATCATTAAGTCAAAAGAACTACATGCATCAATTAGAAGAggcaaattttttatattaattaaaggTATAGAAAGCTTTATAAGAAACATTAAGTGATTTGATGGCTCTTAGTATGACTACTTTAATAGACCATCATGTATCCACTTAATACTTGGGATTTAGATTTAGGCTTATTCTGTAATTATGTCAACATATTTTATAAAAGTTGTTAAACTTTATGTCTCCACCTTTGAATTACACTAGGAACAGATTACTCTGAAAATCTTCCATAAGAAGAAAAGGAATATTCTCCATTCCCATATTTGCTGTAAGGGTTAAAGAACTACCACCTGAAAGAATGATCACCAAGAGTCCACCATGGTAAGACTGTAGCATATACTCCAACAGCCTGCAGGCACCCACACCACCTATTTAAAGTTCAAAAGCTTCACACATACAGTGATGATCCATCAAGATGTTCAATCACCTACCATGACATTGCAACAATGTCACACTAAGGAACTGCAATTTTGGGTATTAGTCCATGGCCGAACCGAGATGAATCCTTATGCCAAAACGCACCACACCAATGTGCCAGaaaggaggaagaaggggaggagacgaaggaagaagaggaggcaaaggAAGAGAAGTACTTGAAAAGAGGCAACAAGCACATGGCAAGTGGATGAGCAGTAGATAGCGGTGGTGGGGATGGCGATGGAATCATGGAGGAGGAGAGGGCTCGCGGGCTCATGAATAGAGGGCTTACATTCATGAGCCCTAAAGTATTAAGGGTTTATTAAgattaaactaaaaaaaatagACTTTTTAATCTAATCGAACTGGATTGCTCGAAATTGGTTGTCGATGTACCAACCAAATGAAAATTTCATGGTTATGCTAGAATttgtaaatgaaaaaaaaaaaatatatgtaccAACCGATATAGACATGAAATGATACACAGAGCCAACCAATTTCAAATGGTCCaatcgatctctctctctctctctctctctctctctctctctctctctctctctctctgagatctACTTACCCTCAAGCTATGATTCCATGAATCATAATGGTCGTTTGATTGGAATATGTCCAAAATCTAATAAGATGGATTACAACTTTGCTTGATCCCACACTTGTCATGGGATACATATATGTTGCTTTGTCATTGATTTAAGCTACTTTTGACAAAGCCTTGATACCACTTCCTTGGCAGATCTTGCATCTTGACCCAAGAGAATAGGTACTTTAGGTAAGGCTACAAACTAATTGTGTCCACATAATCATACTTGCCAAGAATTAAGAACGGGATCGTATGGCCAAAATTTAATTTCATCTCTTCTTTAGACCAGTGCAGATGGAATTGATCTATATGCATTTGCAATGGACTGGTTATTCAAGAGCAAATGATGAACTGGTTATTCAAAAGCAAAATATCACTGAGTTGTGGCTCAAGATATGGGAAAgtaatttttattacataatgctTCTTGCAGAATCTGTGATAAAGGTACCAACTAAAGCTGCAGCATGTATTAATTTAACAATATTAGACAAGGAAACTCACTTTTCATTGGAATTTTCATTGCGCAACACCTCTGGTGCCATCCACTCAGGCTATCAGATCAAAACAACAAAAAAGTAAGGAAACAGAGGTAATAATAGTAATTAATAACGAATTGTTAAGTAAAAGAGCATCTACAAGTGCCTCCTTAGTTACTTTTGCCTCTTATCATGATATCCAACTGCTGTCAATCACAGGTATATCTCATTTGTTTCACAGAGAAATGCAGCATGTGGTGAACTGTGTCCTTCGCTTATGCATATATATCTTATGACATTCTACTGTTGGAGATTGTTTGGATATGATAATTCGAATATTAGTTTTAAAAGTCATAAGCAAAGCAACAAAGATAAAAGTTTCTTACTGTTCCAGCTGTGGATTTCGATGATAGAAATGTACTATGCTTCAAGCGTGACAGCCCAAAATCACAAACCTGAAATTTTGAGATTCAAATGCTGTTATTCCATGTCATGTGGCTGAACTATTTTCTACAAGCAACATATTTTTCACATGAGAAAGATACTCATTTAGCTATTTAAAGCCCCATCTGTGGTTTTAAGGTTCTTATTTATCTAATTTATTTAGAATTCTgtctaggattttgatgatatctAAGCTTGCATTAAGGTGGACAAAGTTAATAACAAGAATTAAGGTGGACTAAGTTATGACAATAAATAATCTGCCAATGAAGATAAcaaatgcaacaagcaatatttcAGAATAAAAACATGGAAGAGTAAACATAACCACCACAGTTTGTGATGACCAAGTTGCTCATGAATATTTGTCGACAAAGAACATGAACAGAGCTacagttttagttttttgaacccATTCATTTGGTGATACACTTGAGCCATTTAAATTAGTGAAAATTAGCCACCATAATTTTGTAGATAATTACAAATGAGAATATGGTTATAAGACTATTGCATACCTTAACAGTCCAATTCTTGTCGACCAATAAATTAGGCGATTTAAGATCCCGGTGGACAATGGTAGGTACACTGGTGTGCAAGCAATTCATTCCCCTAGCCTAAGGGGCAAAAATCATTAAAAGAACTACAGAATTTATTCAAACAAGACACTTGAAATGCAAATATTCAGCAGTTGTACCACATCAAGGGCCATTTTTATCCTTCGTTTCTCGTCAATTTGACAATTAGGACGATGAAGAATCCTGTACAAGCTGCCTCTGAAATTTCAATTTCAAAAGAGTCATATTATTGTTTAAACAAAAAAATCAAGGAAAACATATGCAAGAGTAAATCTCAACTAAAGCTGATAAAGTGATGTTTTAAAGAAAATGAACTTCCAGCACCGAATTTGCTTTACCTGAAAAGAAATAATCTTAAAACTAACTAGAAGAAATATTAGCTGCACTGAGAATATGtagcattaaaagaaacaagcatATACAATTTCAAAACAATTCATTTGTCAAGAAAATTGCTTCAACCAAACTCTCCTAACTGTCCTCATCTTTTCTAGCTTGGTGTTCACTCAATGAAACAGAGATGTCTCTACAAGAGTTTAGCAAGACATTTTGAGATATTGATTTGTTTGATGCAAAGAATAAGAACATCTGAAATAATCAAAAAGGAAAATTTCACCagaacaagttgcatatgacaataCTTAAGAATAGATCTAAGAAATAGTCAAAACAACAATTCTAAGCAGGATTTTGAGTTTTTGAGAATTTTCGCCATCTTGTGTAGATGTACCATGATGTTCTGGTACCAACATGAGATGGCTTGCCATGTTTATTTTCTGACAACACTTAATGCACAATGTTGACTTATGCTAAGATCAGCACAGATACCATAACCAGTAGTGACAGCAATGTTGCTGTCAACTCAATACCCGGGATCCGATCCATTTGATATGACCGATGGGATGATGGCTTGGGTCCAATTTAAGAAACTTTCAGCTGCTGTCAGGTCAAGTCAGGTTCACATTAAGCATATGTTTTCTTCATAGAAAGGCTCAATAGTTTCCTTCATAGAAAGGAAACTCACAATGAATTTTTTCCAAAAAAGCGACTCACAACTTGGCTAGCCCAAGTTATTCCAAATGGAACCAACTTTGACCCATCAGTAAAACAACTTGGCCACATTAAAAAAATCTTAGTTAGCTAGAATGCCAGTTTGAGTTTGTATTTCACAGATATAGTTGAGGGCATACATGTGCCAAGAAAAACTTAAACCATGGTGTGCCAAAATAAAATCACCAAACAATATGAAATAGTTGTGTGCGTGCCTAGCATAGCACCATATCTACATCACAAAGATTTTTCAACCCTCGCCGAGAAGATTTCAATCACTGAACCTATAAGCAAATAAATGAACAAAAGCACATGATAAAAAAAAGCATAGTTACTGGAGTCCTAAATAAATTGTGAAAATATTAAGTTGCCTATGGAGATCAAGCACACTAGTGTAGGATTAACATGAGTAAATAAGCGATAATAAAACCAACTGAACAACGCAAAAACAAAGGACAATTGCATCAAGTGCAAGGTGGCAAACTTAGCAACCAATTGAAATGACAAGCATTTTAGCAATTAAATTTGAAGACTAAGTATAACATAAATAGGAATTATATAATTGATCAGCAAAAGTAAAAAACACAGTATGATCACCACATGTCTTGTAAAATGCTTTCATTCAACATATGTAGAAAAGGAACATGTATAGTTCTACTATGCATCGCAGTCCACTTGCTTAAGATAAGCAAAGTGAACCAAATTGATCTTATATAACATCTAAAACAAAACAAGGTCATTCCAATTGGAGGGATCATCATAACATTCAAGCTACAGGCCTGATGTGTAACATTCACTTAATGAGCATTTCtcgttaagaaaataaaaaaagagatcaaACATTAAATGGATATCAGTTGTAAATTTCAATGACCAATCAAAACAATTTAGCCATATAAAGTTAAATTATTCAATACAAGTTCCTGTCCTacacataaaaaagaaagaacCTATGTATTACCTTGGAAGAAACTCTGAAACAATAGACAGGTTAGGAGGACGAGTTACAGCACCCATGAAAAGGACAACGTTTGGATGACGCAACCTGCGCATTATCCGAACCTAGACAACAAATTAGTAAAGTTACCCATTTCCATTTTAGGttcaaaattcagcaagcaagcaTGAGAAACAATGAGTTTCAGAATTCTTTTTCACATACTTCACTTCGGAATTCATCCAAAGCATCCCCATAAAAGTCCTGGTCTAGGAACTTCTTCACAGCTACTTCCTGTATTAAAAACCAACCACATGCATGTTATTTAATACACCAAACTCAATAATCTAAGCAACATTTGCTTGTTTCTGTGCTTGGAGTATATACAACTAAACACAATAACAAATAAATGTCAACTGACATATTTATAAGCATGACTTAAGCCATAGTGTTCACATCCCTATTAAAAATCTCAACTAACTGTTCGCAACTGATAGACTGCTAAAAGCCTTATTTACCAACTAAACTAAATCTGACCATAACCCATATTGAATGCTTCCTATTTGAAGGAAAAGAGAACATGCTTTCACTAGTGAGTCTTCCCTGCCTGGGGTGTGAATGGGTTCCAGAAAAAAAATCTCTATCATATGTCCATTTTTTAGCAGGTTGCAGTGAAGCAACTCATCAATGTCCTAATTGTTCATCATAGCTCCAGCCcatctccttcttcctctcccccttccccttccccctcCTTGTCTCCACTGAAACCTGACTCCCTCAGACTCCCAAAACTCCTGAATCTACTACAAAGAGACAACCAGGCTACTGGGCAGGTCTGCTTCGTCAGGCTCATGAATTAACTTCTTGAAAACTAAATGCAGCTTTGGAGGAGAAGATCCACCTTATACAGGTTAACTCTCATCTTGCACATGAGTTGGATATTGATGAAGTTCGTGGTGCCAGAGAAGTTTGGATGCTTAGCctttatgataaattttttttttgtagaacacCTTACGCAGTGTTTGATTAGGTCCAGTTTTTGCCAATACTAAGAAAATTTTTTTCAAAAGCCCAGATTAACAATAgcaaaattgataaaaataacaaaaataaagtaAAACAAACTGATTAACACAATGAAAGTTCCCATCTTTCCaaacaaaatttgatatgattggtTTTTAGACTTCACTCGAAATTTTTTATCAGCTTTAAGCACAGGCTATTTGTGAAAATTAGTACTGTTGTGCCACAAAAAACAACTCACCGTTCCATTCCAATCTGCACGATATACTTCTCCGTATGAACCTattcatgaggaaaaaatcaaaaGTTACAAGTCATCAATTCTTAAAACATGTACTACggagaaaagcttttaccaaaagCTAAATTAGTAAGAAAACAAAATGTACATTGCTAAACCAACTGGAAAAGAGAGCCCACAAATGTTCTGTAGAAGCTTTCCATTTAAAAACTATGCATGAGTTTTTTTTAGAACAGAATACGTTCAAATTTTTGCAAAAGGTTCAAGAAGTACCTAATCCAATCCTCTCTCCAATTACTAGGTCTTCCCATGGGATTTCACATTCAGCCACATCATCTAGCATTGGATCAAACTGACTTGGCCTGGCTTGTGAACTTGAAGATCCTTGCTCAATTGAGCTTATACTTGTTTCCATATATCTATCACGAGAGCAATTTTTTGGATCATGTTTCTCCTTAAGATGTTTCCCATGTCCCTTCAGTTCATGTGACTGGCGGTTTTTCAAAACTAGTTGACACGCATGGTCATCTATTAGATATTTTTCGGAGACAAGTGAATGATCTTTTTCAACATCAAGACGGTGTCTGTGTACTTCATGATTAAGGTTCTTCCCTGAAGCGATACCTGATTTAATATAGTCCGAGGAAGAATGGCCCATATTTAGAGAAGCATCACTAGTTTGATTTTCAGAAGAAACTGCCCCGCTAGAGTTTGAAATAACAGAAGAACCAGAAATTAAACCTCCAGAATATACTTTTGCAGCTAAGTTGGGCATTTTTGGAGATGGTGACTTCAGTACAAAATTCCTCTGCGGAATTGACTCCTCCACAAAATTATTATGCTTCGTATTAGGAACTTCATTGCATGCAGAACGTCCTTTCCAAACCAATGGAACTTGGGACCTTCCAGGACCCAGAGCAACTTTTTCCCTGCACCTTTGATATCCACTATTTGTAATGTCGGTAGTTTTGAAATGTGGAGCACCTTTGTCAACTCCAATTACCTGGAAAGGATTCAGCTCAGCAAAAAGATTTGTTGAGCCTACAGAATCTTGTGGATTAAATGCTGTATTGACCTTTCCTTTTCCCATATTATCACCATCCGTTTCAGCAACAACAATCGCTTTTTGCTTTGAGCAAGTTGCACTGGTAGAAGATGTAAACTGATCAGCTTGGTCTTGCATACACAAACTCGTATTTCCCATAGAAGTACATCCACTAGTTGTAGATGATTCTCCATTATGATCACTTCGAACTGAAGGAATCACAATTGATTTTTCATATCTTAATCTTTTATCATGCACCTTATTCATATCCAAGAGTGGAATTTCATTTCCATTGTTATGCACCTCACGTAATCGCTCAACTTTGAAAAGGTCATCCTCTGGTTTGCTTGTCGAAGGGCTCACATTCCTACTTGCTTTTGGCTTGTAAGAAGTGTCCTTTAAACTAAGTACATCTGCTGGAATTAAAGTGCCCGGAGCAGCCATAAGATCAACCAAGAATTCCCTAATAAAGAAGATTAGCATTACAATTAGCACTGTAACACATCTATAAGTTAATGACTGAAATGGCaattttaatagaaaatatatatagACTACATGTAGCAGCCATA
The window above is part of the Musa acuminata AAA Group cultivar baxijiao chromosome BXJ1-1, Cavendish_Baxijiao_AAA, whole genome shotgun sequence genome. Proteins encoded here:
- the LOC135628925 gene encoding serine/threonine-protein kinase EDR1-like, with translation MKHIFKIKRHPHRSNEIPSPSPAGGAGATSAPPASAVSPSCASDHRAAAAPAPPSPAEPPRSAAAGDDRQDYFSSEEEFQVQLALAISASNTEFTGDLDGDQIRAAKLLSLGRDRIDQDREEGTAESLSRRYWDYNVLDYDEKVVDGFYDIYGLSGNAANHGRMPSLIELQTSIGDLGFEVIVVNRPIDPALVELEQVAQCICLGCPTAEMGLLVQRISELVMEHMGGPVRDANDMLTKWMEKSTDLRTTQQTSLLPIGCIRVGLSRHRALLFKVLADNVGIPCRLVKGSHYTGVDDDAVNIIKFDAREFLVDLMAAPGTLIPADVLSLKDTSYKPKASRNVSPSTSKPEDDLFKVERLREVHNNGNEIPLLDMNKVHDKRLRYEKSIVIPSVRSDHNGESSTTSGCTSMGNTSLCMQDQADQFTSSTSATCSKQKAIVVAETDGDNMGKGKVNTAFNPQDSVGSTNLFAELNPFQVIGVDKGAPHFKTTDITNSGYQRCREKVALGPGRSQVPLVWKGRSACNEVPNTKHNNFVEESIPQRNFVLKSPSPKMPNLAAKVYSGGLISGSSVISNSSGAVSSENQTSDASLNMGHSSSDYIKSGIASGKNLNHEVHRHRLDVEKDHSLVSEKYLIDDHACQLVLKNRQSHELKGHGKHLKEKHDPKNCSRDRYMETSISSIEQGSSSSQARPSQFDPMLDDVAECEIPWEDLVIGERIGLGSYGEVYRADWNGTEVAVKKFLDQDFYGDALDEFRSEVRIMRRLRHPNVVLFMGAVTRPPNLSIVSEFLPRGSLYRILHRPNCQIDEKRRIKMALDVARGMNCLHTSVPTIVHRDLKSPNLLVDKNWTVKVCDFGLSRLKHSTFLSSKSTAGTPEWMAPEVLRNENSNEKCDVYSFGVILWELATLRMPWSGMNPMQVVGAVGFQERRLDIPKEVDPLVSSIIWECCQTDPNLRPSFAQLTTALRSLQRLVIPSYQETHSPPVAQEISVNLTP
- the LOC135679452 gene encoding uncharacterized protein LOC135679452; amino-acid sequence: MIMETESAKCECCGLEEDCTEEYISRVKADFGGKWLCGLCSEAVRDEAGKGNGRRKKGYGGLEEAVMAHASFRRRPHSNPAIDVVDGMRRMLWRRRRSVDKPSASSPGKPVSPSQAADEATRVAVLR